The following DNA comes from Alosa alosa isolate M-15738 ecotype Scorff River chromosome 13, AALO_Geno_1.1, whole genome shotgun sequence.
CCATGCCCTAGACACACCCTATTAAAACAGGAAAATTGCAGCTTTCCAATTGCTGGTGCACTTTGTACGGTCCTCTGGAAATGGGCCCTTATTAGCCCTAGTTCTAAATGTTTACTTGGCAATGCAAAACGCATAAATGTAGGTATTCAGAGGTCCTGATTGtcgtatgtcgctttggacaaacgCCAAACACCTTTTGAACATGACTAGCCTACACTGCAAAATCAGTCTGGAAGCCCACCTCTTGTGCTGTGGAAAAAGAATACTATACAAGGCAACATGCTGGCTGATGTCTGTTTTCTGGGAAGCCTCATACTGTTTGTACTGCGAGCGTAAGGTATTCCATCGCTGCTCTCCCACAGCCACAAATCAATAGGCCTCTCTTTATTAAGTTCCCCATCTCATGCAAGCAGGTGAGGTAGGCTTACAATAAAGATTACAAGGGGTAAGATAGCTTACTATTATTAACAAAAGCAATTTaaacaatgtaggctactagtgGCCATTTTAAGAAATTACGCAAATGCCAAAATTCTTGATTCCGGCTCGGCCTACACTGCAGTGACCTTGTACGACCACCGGGGTTCGCAAAGTTGCATTAAAGTTACCAGTGACAAACTGTTATAACGAGAAAACACACACCTATTCTCAAGTCCAGAGCAGCACCTGCTGACATGCGATAACAGTGCCACCGGATCGATGACAAACGCCATAGGTCTGCGCGTCATCAATTTTACCGTTCTTGGATCAGCTGCCATGGAGATTTCCCAGCTCAGCAACCTCAGAGGTGAGGTAGGCTAACCTACACCAACTGCAGCATAGTTTCTTTAACGGACATTTCACAGATTGTGTCAAACCTCACTATGTTTTCGTTTTCTAATGGAACTACGTGGTGCTGAAATAAGCGCTTCCTGGTTGCTAATGAAGAAACAGCAAAAGTTGGTTTCATACctttaacttgtggaataggcTAATTTTGTTAATGTTATAGATATATACCATTCAAGTGACATGAAGACCTGAAACACATCAACTCCATTGACACTGTGTGAGCCACTAGCCCATGAGATTAGTAAGATAGGCTACTATTTCTAAAAGGACATCGCCCCGCATACATTCCCATGACACGAAGACTGGCGTTCAAAGGGTGTGTGTCCTCTGTTGTGGAATTTGTAGGCTACAAGCCCCCTGTAGATGCTTCGACTGCGCAGTCTGAGACGAGAGAGGTTAGACCGGTCCTGTAACTGCAAGGAAACAGGGAAATGGGTGGGAAACGAACATGATTTCTTCTTGCGTTTAGATTTCATCAAGGATTAACAGGAAATTGAATGATTATGGAATCCGATCCATGAAGGAGCTGCATCAAACAACGGATACATTTACTGCATCAAACAGTTAAGTGAATTACGGTGGGTGAGTTGttttaggctataggctatgtcAAACCTACAGTTTCTAAAAGTTTTGTTCAGTTCATTTTCACACTCAGAAATAGCAGATTCTGTAGATTAGGCTACTGATTATGCATATTTAAAGGATTAGCCATaaagtaaagtagcctatatagcctAATTTGATCTTTATTGTTTAACACACAAACCCTTTAAGgaacttatttttttttgcagaaatCGTAGGCTATGTCACTTTTGAATCAGTGAACAGTTTGACTGGTTACTCAGGTGGTCACTGTTTTTCAGCCATCCCACTCTCTGCACTCTCTCAATTGCCATCATTGTCTGTCACCAGCACTTCTCCACTGTGAATCTGTTGCATGACATACTATCCCATTTGTCATATTGTCCTTGACACAAATGGCATTTGTGCCTACTTCACCACAAGGCAAACTTTGCCACTACTTTGCCACAAGGCATGCTAAAATGAtcttgtacaaacacacacacacacacagaaagagagagagagagacagagggagagaaagttcTGAAATTCTACTTTTATTGATATCCATTTAGTGTGGTTATGACTttcttgaattttcccttggggatcaataaatctatctatctatctatctatctatctatctatctatctatctacatgacAATGACAAATGTACACAGTCCAATGATGTGGCAAGCgtctgtaggctacagtttacTGATCGTAGTTTCGATGAAACTCTGTGTCACTTGACAAGAATCCTTGAATTTCTCCCCCAATTTATCTCAACCCcccattaaaaatatattttttctagaCGTTCTACAGTAAGGATGCTCACCACTGCCTACTAATAAGCCCTGCTTACTcttcccatccctccctccctctatctctctctccctctctcccccctcaacTGTTTTCTCTGGGACATTCGGTTGTCTGTGATGTTAGTGTTCggcatcttttgtgtgtgtgtgtgtgtgtgtgtgtgcgcgccgtTACTCCCTGCTACGCTGACAACCGTGTCAGGGTGTTTGCTGATAAACGGGGACTCTTCCTGCTCTCCCAATGGCCTGAGTAAATATTTACTGATACAGATTCTGCTCTTTCTCTGCTGGATGCCTGGTGGGAGGGGATGGAGAGGCCTAATgtacacgttcacacacacacacacacacacacacacacacacacattatgcacatgcacacacatttacagggCCACATACATCTCTGCTTACTCTTTACGCAACACATCACTCTCACATAATGACACATTCTTTTTCCATGTACACGTAaatcccccccaccacacacacacacacacacacacacacacatatatgtatacaCATTCAGACAAGCAAAGGGACTGAGTTTGTCTTTTGTGCTTTCTGGCTCCCAAACACACCTGCTCTTGCCGCTGATGTCATGGTGACCCTTTTGAACTATTAGTGTCCATTGTTTTGCTTTTCATTTCCCTTGTATGGTTGTTGACCTACTCTTGTATTTCACACAGGCTGGTCAGGGCATGCAGTTTCTCCTGAGCTGTTTAGGGGAATTCATGAAACTATTCATGAATTCATGAGATGGTGCCTGCAATGACGATCAGAAAAGGTGGAATAACCAATACATGGGATGTTTTTAATGTTAGGATCTCGGGAGTTGACAGATATGTGGAAATCAGGATAAAAATGGTGGTGAATTAGGCGTGAACTTGCTGTCTTCCTGCATGCTCACCTCAGTGGGGGTTAGGCGGGGTCCAACAATGACCTGTTGTTTGAGTTACAATAGAATCGCCCAGCAGAGTGTATTTAGGTCCAATCTGCTTTTATCATCAGATTGAATTCCGAAGGCACCACTGAATAAATGTTTGTTCTGAACAGGACTGAAAAGCATGTGGATGTTTGCAACTGGGCTactgtttatgcatgtgtatgcatgttttaatTACTGTTGTAAATAATGTTATGCACATTGATGTTTTGCAGTCCATGTGGCTGGAGTGGAGATAGCAGGAGCAGTCTGCCATGGCTCTGATTAAACTTCAGAATGTGGAGGACTTTTATGAAATTGGAGATATGTTGGGCAGGTCAGTCgcaaaacagaacagaacattcAGATTTTCAAATACCTATTAGGATAACTTCTAAATGAACGGTTGTCATATATGAACAAAATTCACAGAGAGATTCTGATCAGATTAAGAGGACACAAACCATACCTCCTCTGAGAACTTTGTTTTGATGTCAGACACAATTAAGTTTGCACACCAACAATCACAGGACCATTGTGCAGTTTAACCACAGATGTGTTTTAGCCAAATAtatgttgcatctgtaggctattcattcttaagcaaatgtatttgaaatatttgtGGCTTTAAAACCTTTTACTGAAGATATTGAGAGCAGAGAGCTGCTCAATCTCCCTGGCTAATTGTAGTATAGGCTAATGCTAGTGTAAAATAAACACTGAAAATCTAACAACTGCAGCTGAACAAATGAATATAAAGCCCAGTCTCCTTCTCTACCACTGTGTTTAACTGaacatatggaccctttcaacaaggtaaacaaaaacaatgcttgaacgttctatttgggccccaatctacttcctctgcattaagataacatatggaatgttaaaaaggaagtcttgttcccatgttatcttaatgcaaaGGAAgtagcagagagggttaaagcggagctagtaatcaaggatctttggaagtagattgggaaccaaatagaattttcaagcattgtttttgtttttattgttgaaagggtctatagttaaGTCATCAAATGTAATATGTGAAACACAGACCAACTTGTTGTTCAGCAAACAAGCAAATGCAAGAGTAAACTGAAGCCTTCctctcatcttttctctctctctctcgctctctctctgcgttGGTCCATCAGTGGGCACTATGGGCAGGTGCGGGTGGTGCACGAGCGGTCGACGGGCACTCGCTGGGCGGGTAAGTTCCTGAAGCTGCGGCGGAGCGTGAGCAGCCGGCTTGGCCTTGAGAGGAAGAGCGTGGAGCAGGAAGTGGAGATCCTGCAGGCGTTGCAGCACTCTAACATCATGGCCCTCCGCGACGTCTTTGAGAGCAAGGCCGAGGTGGTGCTCATCGTGGAACTGTGAGTGGGCACCTGAACAGATTTGTTtactgtgtttgtctgtctgtctgtctgtctgtatatatgtatgtttcAGAGTTGTGCTTTGCTTGCACATcttaagtgaccagtgtagtgtgtgtgtatatgtgtgtgtgtttttgtgtaaatAAAAGAGTTGTCACATGCTGCACTGACTGGTCAGTCAATAGAGAATTAGATGTCGTCTGTTTGCAATACTGCATTCTGCACCTCTATATTTATAGGGCCCAAGCTCCTACAAGGCCAGCCACCATGTGACCTGAACTATTAGATTAGCACTGAAGTTGATTGAGGGGATTACATGGCCAATTGTACTGTCTGTGAGTCACAGTGTTGGCCGGTAAACAGCCTGGATGGAGGTGGCATTTTCCACTGGGGAAGCTATGGGCTGCAGGCGTGATACACACAAGCTATGTAACCAGAGAAAGACAGGCGGACTATTTCAAAGTTCAGGTCTTGACCACAGCCTCCCTTTGTCTGAGCATCTCTTTTGActgcctcctgtgtgtgtgggggtgcatgCTTGTTACATGCTCAGAGATTAAATGAATCCGAAGATCCGAAGTGGCTTCAGTTCACTCATATTTGTTCTCTCGTTCTACTACTACAATTTTTCTAGTGAAAAACTATTAGGTTTTATTTATCTAAACCTGCAATCCTAGACAAGACTTGTTTTGGATTCCTCCTTCTAATCTGAGGTCTGCAGCAGTTTTATTTACTGTTTTATTTAATAACATGACATCATAGAATGTAAATGTGTCTCTTTTGAGATACTCATCTTTAATGCATTACATTTCTCTTGAGGTCTGGAAATAGTTTGAAAAATGTGTCATCTGTCATGTGTATAAACTAgtgcatatactgtattatAAGCCGTTTCTTTTTTAAGCCGATTTGGAAAAAATCATCAATAAATGCTATAAACCTAAACATATTGGATAACTAGTTGGCTGTTTGAAACATTTTCTCTAAAGTATTATCCATTTCTTGCTGTCTTTCCTTTAGCGTAATTtactgctctgtcctttctcttttttcttcttcttccctcctGTAATGTCGGCTAAACTACATACAGCTGCTGAGAACTAACAAGCATTCCACTGGAAATGTTGCAGTAAATAATCTGAAACCAGAGATTTAAAATAACTGTGAGATACAAATCTTTGAAATGGTCCTATCGTTTCTCTCAGTGCAGATACAGTGCAGTTTATGACACATCAGCCATCATGTCTTCAGAAATGTAATACCTCCCCCATACAATGGTGGGACATAGTGTACTTGACACTAAGCCACTAGCTTTGCTTTCTCACAgccctttttatctctctccctctctccctcgctctctctatctatatcttcctctctctctccctctctttctctctccctcgctctctctatctatatcttcctctctctctctctctctctctctctctctcttaatctctCCTGTCCCTCCCCTGTTGACCCCTGGTCTTTGTGTTTCTTCATGCTTGTCTGCCTGGCTTCTCTCATCCCCCTGTGCAGGATCAACGGGGGCGAGCTGTTTGATTTCATCGCTGAGAAGGAGAACCTTTCCGAGAACGAGGCGATCGAGTTTATGAAGCAGATTCTAAAGGGTGTAGGCTTCATGCATAGTAAACACATTGCCCATTTTGACCTCAAGGTGAGAGGATGTGCAACTTGTATTTGTTTTCGGTAGTCATCGGAAACTAAGATAGAATCACATATGAAAACCATTCGAGATGTTTAGTTTTTTATTTCAAGACAAAAAGAAGCATCTAAAGAAATATACAACACCAAAGGTCTTGTTTTTGTGATTCGCCTCCCGCCTTTGTTGCAAATTGAAGAGCTGGTAGACTGTACCCTGTCTGTACCTTGTCTGTCACTGGTGTAACTGTCACAGTATCATATTGTTGAGAGTGGTGAGAGCATGAAGTCATACCATTGCTAACATTCAAAATATGCCTTCAGACATTTAAACACATCTGTGTCACATTACCAACTGATCCCTGCAGTTAGTTATAACTAGCACTACCCCAAATGCTTTCTATTTTTTGCCACATTGTCTGTTGTAAGATGGTATGATTCATATTACATCTCtgtaaacaaaataatttattctTTGTCACTATTTAGCCCCTAGAGAGGTCCTTGCTATGCATCGGATGTTCAACATGAATGCCAAGGGAGTTGCATGTTGTTATACTGCCTGTCAGAATTAGACTGACTCAAAACTTTGCACTGTTCTATTTGTTGTGCATGCTGTATGTAGCCAGAGAACATCATGCTGTCAGAGAAGGAGCAGGAACACCCTCACATCAAAATCATAGATTTTGGCCTTGCCCATCGATTCACCCCAGGGGAGGAGTACAAGAGTCTCTGTGGAACTCCACAATATATAGGTAATTATATAGAGCAAAGAGCAGGtttcgcttctctctctctctctctctgtctctatctgtttgtctttgtctgtatgtgtggtgtgtgtgtgtgtgttttgggctgGAAAGAGTAAGCGTGTGTGCATGGGTCTGAGATCTGGGGAGTGATTTTGGTATGTGTGGCTTATTCTGTGGGGGAGTGGAAcagaaaatatgtgtgtgtaacccaGTTGGCTATTTCCAGATGCACGTCTCTGTGCATTTTTGTGTATGCAGACGtttttttgtgacactcacTTTAGTTTGTGAAACCATTGCAGGTTGCCATAGAGATGTGTGTGGTCTAGCTCTGAGCAGGATGTGGTCTAGGGCTTGAGAGAGGTTAGCATGGACAGGCGTGTAGCGTTCTATCGCTGTCCAAACATGATAAGCCAAAAAACACTCTCATGATACAGCACTGATGCTGATATAAAGATTCCCATCACAATGCGGCTGCAAGGTAACAAATAGGTATGACAAATGTACCATATGGGAGCCATATATTTCACTCTGTCTGACTGAAAAGTTGTGTATTTGAGCTCTCGGCTGACCTCTGTCCTAGCTTCTGCTTTGGGTTTGTCTTGTTATATAAGTGATTTGgaggaactgtgtgtgtcttcacttCCTCCAACAGGACCCGAGGTGATCAACTTTGAGCCCTTGAGCACAGCAGCGGATATGTGGTAAGGTTCTGCGGCCGTGTACAAAACACACTATAGAAACACCCCACACTTCTCTATTGTCTAATTCCCCTCTCCCAGTACTACAGTACACACTTCACATTTTACTTACTTTTGAGCTCTCTGCTTTAACCACAGGATACCCTAGACttaaaaaactgtaaaatggGAAGTATAAAGgtgtcatatactgtacatatatattaCATGTATATACCTATATATTATAGGTATATATACATGTAATTTATGTAtaggtttatatatatatatatatataggtatatatatattacatgtatatatacctatatatatataaacctgTATTTATCCAACTATACACTGAACATTATTAATCTCTATTGTATACACAACCATACTCTACCTGCACttggtatttaatgcttcttttggatgtcaactgcatttcattggctctgtacctgtactctgctaaatggcaataaagttgaatctaatcttaTTCTTATTTTTCAGGAGCCTTGGAGTGGTAACATACATTTTGTAAGTATCCACACACTTGAGCTGCCATGTGGCCAATCATTGAAATACATATCAACATACTTGTGCAGCTCTACCATCTTCTGTGTGATTTTTTTCCACAGACTGAGTGGCATGTCGCCTTTCCAAGGGGATACTGACGAGGAGACACTAAGAAACATAGTGGCGATGAACTATGAGTTTGAAGAACAGTACTTCAGTGAGACTAGTGCCATGGCCAAAGACTTTATTGAGAAGTTGCTGGTCAGGGACCCAAGGTATTTTCATTTGTACCCCTCTGTGTACCTGTCATTGTCCTCTTTTATGGCCTGTGCATATTACtcaatttttttgtctttcacaATGGTCTTTTACGATTGACCATGTCAGACTATGCGATCAGAGAACCGCAAATTCTTGTTGTGTCTTGGTCGGGAAATTGGCCACATTACAAGATCATGCAGCCTATGGTGCACGTCACGGGAGTCGTAGGAGAATCCCAAAAAAAGTCTGACATGCTACACTTTTGGTCATGGAGTCGTGGAACATCGCACACAATAAATCGCTGGTTGTTGAATATGTCACATTACAAGACACATTCCTCCTTCGCCATCATTCCTATCATATTCGGGCACAACCCTGGAAATTTGTTGGCTACGACAAAATCGTGGCAAAATCTAATGTAATCTGCACAGGCCATTACCCCTTTCAAACAGACCTTGAAAAACCTTAATtgattgtgtattagtgtgtagGTGTCCTACATGAATGCTACCTACTAGAGGTCGACCGATATGGTTttttgtctatatatatattatatatagagATGCAGGTATattttttttcccgtcatctactccctgaatttttggtcattgatacccgggacaccgaaccaccggggtacatgaaatttggtgggtatgtagccccactagacttttacggaaaaatttcatttaggCCCCCGGGAccaccccgtgctgggcccctaaaccgcaaaaacaaaaaaacagtttttcctaaataactacctgaaccgtggcactgaggatgaagaatcttttatggtatgttggtctcaagggcccacatcaacctggctcataatcactcatttgtgatttgcaccccccacccggtaaaaaatgaaaatgcaatattattctgctttaatcgcccctatcttcagttaagatgttcagaactgcaccaaattttatgtgtatgattgacctggcattctctgggggtatgccaagtttcgtagaatttcatccatgggggggtctaaaaaaattaggttatgtgtacatttagtgactgtacactcattggcctgtaaatggcagtgcacacatatacacatgcacacacacaggcacccacatactatcggtattagaacggccgatacataattacaaattcagtaggattaaaagaaacccaaaataaatattcatcatcatcatcatggctgcattttcagtatt
Coding sequences within:
- the LOC125305629 gene encoding death-associated protein kinase 2-like is translated as MALIKLQNVEDFYEIGDMLGSGHYGQVRVVHERSTGTRWAGKFLKLRRSVSSRLGLERKSVEQEVEILQALQHSNIMALRDVFESKAEVVLIVELINGGELFDFIAEKENLSENEAIEFMKQILKGVGFMHSKHIAHFDLKPENIMLSEKEQEHPHIKIIDFGLAHRFTPGEEYKSLCGTPQYIGPEVINFEPLSTAADMWSLGVVTYILLSGMSPFQGDTDEETLRNIVAMNYEFEEQYFSETSAMAKDFIEKLLVRDPSERMTADECLLHPWIKPLTRKQAANRSRSSINMKNFKKFNARRKWRMSYNMVWACNRLCRLQLLCKSRAKVDEELRGCESDQEDTETKPASLIRRRLSSNS